Within the Echinicola sp. 20G genome, the region TAGTCTTTTGGCAATGTCCCAATTTAAGGGAAAAGGCAGGATGTCAACACCACCACTGGTACTCCCAGCTACACTGAAAGTCTCCTGATGTCTAAATCCCAGGTACAAGCCCCCATGGCCTCCCATACTCAAACCAGTAATCCCTCGATAGTTTCTATCTGCTTTGGTAGAATAGTGTTCATCCACCCAATTAACCAACTCCGAAGACACAAAAGTCTCATACTGCATTTTAGGGTCTATAGGACTGTCGTAATACCAACTGGTTACTCCAGCATCGGGACAGACTATGATCATGCTGTAGAGGTTCGCAAAATACTGTAAATCGGCAATCCCTGACCAAGATGTATAGTTGCCACCAGCTCCATGCAAAAGATAGACAGTAGGGTAAGCGAGCGACTCATCATAATCAGAGGGAGTAAAAAGTAAATTGGGAATGGTCTTTTCCATTTTTTGGCTATAAACCTGTATGGTATCTGTCTTGGCTAAAACCAAGCTACTAAAGGCCAAAACAAAACTAAAAATAAGTGAAATCTTTTTCATGCTGGGAAATTTATTCAAGGTCAATTGATTTGTTAATCTTCCTTGCAATTAAAAGAATCTTTAGGGAACTAACAGTAAAAATTTTTAGAACGGTAAATATGATCAATTCGGCACTATTTTTCAATCAGGACTTCCCTAGCTCATTCACTTTCTTTTTCAAACTTCCCAATTGCAAAATTCAATTTGATGTAGAAAGCACTGGGATCAAATTTTGGGGCATTGGAAATGATCAGGTCTTTCCGAAGGTCTGGATTAAAATTGCGACGCAACTTGGTCACGCTAGAGTAAACATTCAGCATATAGCCTACCTGAAGGCCCATCCGGGAATAAACACCGATTTGGGTAGTGGGCTTCAAAAAGGCTCCTAAAATCTTATCTGCATTGATACTAAAATTCAATCCAATGTTACGCTGATACATAAAGCTGGTATTCATGCCGCCCATCAAGTTCTCGCCAAAATCAGTATTAAGATCTGTGGCAATCATGTCCAAAGAAGTGGAGCCATAATACACGCCGATTTTAGGATAAAATCTCCAGTCCTTGATGTTGCTATTCTTCCAATGATATTGAAAACCTCCAGTGACGTGAATGGGCAAATAACGATAGTTCACAAAGTCATTGTTGTATCGTTTTTTGTTTAGGTTAAACTCAGTCTCTGCAAAAAAGCCCATTCCTGACATCGCCACATAAGAAACACCTCCTCCTAAGGTAGCTGTTTGCTTATCAAAAGTCTGGTAACCTGCATCAGCAAAGTATTGATTCAATTCCGTGTAAGGTTGATTTTTGAAACCTGCAGAAATGTAAAAGTCTGTAAAGTATATTTTATCCTGGGCCATTGATGAAGCCTGTATGGCCAACACCAAGATCAACATCAAGAATAATTGCTTTGTCATCATATCTTTCTTTCTAAAAGGCATCGCTTAGATCAAGCATCACCTCAAAACTTCGGCCACCCTTTAGGCACAAATTTAAATTTATCCAATTTTATTTGTTTTCAGCACCTTTCTTATTGATTTCATCAGAAGCTTTATTAAAGTTTCTCAAAAAGTAATGAAAAGATGATCTAAGCAATCTATCTGGTTGTTTGAGCAACTTGACAAACTCTTTACCTCATTAGGATTTGGATGAAATGGTGTGTTTTCCATCAACTTCTTAATTCATCCACATCCTATATAGTTATATTATATTCTTTTTTAAATAAAAAACTATTACAGTTATTAAGGTGTGGATTTGTGGGTAAGTTTTTGGTATTTATTTACCCACACGGTTTCAATCTCTTTTCCATAGTTAATTCACTTCCTATTCACAATTTATCAACTTGTAACTTGTTATGAATTAAGTGCTTTTATAAATCTGTTCATTTTTGTGTATAAATGACTATGTGGTAAAATGTGTATGAATTCCTGTGTGTATAAATGTGGATAGACGTTTATAAATTTGGGGTTATCCATGGGGGTAAAAAAATTATCCCAAAAGCGAATTTACTTTTGGGATAACTCTGAATTTGTCCATAAGTTATAGACAGTTATTCACACTATATTCCATAGTTATCTACATCTCATTTGGACTGACTTCTTCTACTTCTTTCGGTTCTTCAATAGGTGTGTGTGATAGGCCAGTTTCTCTTCTGGCATCTATATTTACATCATTATTGGTCCATTTTCCTCGTAAGAGCACGTTGTAGGATTTGTTTTCTTGATTATAATAGTAATAGACTGGCTCAGGCTGTCTTTTCTCTTGATAATTACCTGGATCCCATTTTTTATTTCCATTCCTATCAATAATAGCTCTAATTTTATATTCGCCTGCTTTGATTTTTTTAAAGCTATAATCAAAGTTTTCCGTTAGATAGATTTCTTTTACTATTGTTTCATCTGTGTTCAATAACTGGACGATGATAGGTAATTGGTCTGTTAGGATTTTACCGGATACTTCGTCTGCGAGATCATCTGTATTCTGTTTTTTAAAATTGGTTTTGATGGACTTTTTGTTGTACTCTCCTTCTACATCTTGAAAGGTAGAGTCGGCTGCTAGAAAGTTATAATTGCTGATGGATAGTGTATCATTGATAGGAACTGTCAATACCAGCTCCGTTCTTCTTGCGCTGTCTTTAAAGCTTAAATGCTCTGGTTTAATTTGGATAAAAGAAGCTGAATCATATTGAATATAAAGTGAATCGTAATGGATCACATTGACAGGTTTGTTAAAGCTAAAATCTGTATTGATGCTTTGATTAAACTCTTTGTTTTTTCCTAATGTGACTTCCAACAGTTGCGCTTTTCGATCACTGTTCATAAATGATGCATAAAGAGTGGTATCTATTTTGAATCCTACCGAGTCCTGAACTGTTAGTTTTACTTGGGTACTGTCATCTCTCATTTCGGTGTGATAGAACCTGATTTGTTTTTCATCAAGTCGATAGAAGAGCTTTTGACCAAGATCTGGATGTTCCACGTGTAGCGATGCAGGAGATTTGCTAAGAACTACATCAAAGTTGCTTCCGATAGCTGAGGTTCTGTTGACTTTAAAGTCTGATAGGTCACCTCTATAAAGACTGAAGTGGGCATTGGTAACATCTTTCATGATGGAGACGGTATCAGTTATAAAAGCGTATTGTTCACTTTTAAACTCAGCTTTGGAGGTATTGTTGTTGTCTTGAAAAGCGTAAGCCCTGTATTTACCTCCTTTGATGTTGGTTATTTCAAAATTCCCTGATGAATCTGCTTGGGTCAGGTAATAGGGAGGATCACTAAAGACATCCATGGTATCATCTTGTATACGGTATAGACCTACGAGAACATCTTTTATTTCTTGGGTTTTTGGTGGAAATATAAAATCTACCTTTCCTGAAAAATGAAGGCTATCGATCATTCTTCCAGTAGAAAAAACTAATTTGAGGTTTTCAGCTGGGTTATTTTCTGATATATCCTGGATGCTTTTTTGAAAGTTAAATACATAGGTGGTGCTATCCTCCAATTCCTGATTGAGTTTGATTTTCAAGGTGTTCTTTATGGGAAGAATTTCCATTTTATCTTTCTCCAAACTGGGAGTGATAATAATATTTCTAATGGGATTATCTGCCTTGATGTACTCGTTGAATTCTAAGATAATTTGCTCTGGCTTTATGTTGAGCGATTGGTCCTTAGGATTGGATGATAATAGTTGTGGTGGATCTTCATCTTTTGGTCCACCCATAGGAGAACTTTGCTTTGCACATGCATAACAAAAGATGATAGCTATTGCAGCCAGAACTATTTGGTAAAATCTTCTATTCATTTCTTCTTTAATATAAACAGTATGCTTGAATAGTTATTGTTGTTTATTTTAGCATTTTTATTAGACTTATATCCTGTTAAAAAGGAATTAATTAGATTTTTCTTGTTATATTTTATACTGTTGGATAAAATTGATACATAGTAGCTGTCGAAAGGCATGGGTTCTTTTGCACTTATTCTTAGGTCATATTCTTCTGCTAAGTATTGCATGGTTTCCTGAGTAAAATGGTAAAGATGTCTAGGTACATCCAATGCTGCCCAATTCTCCTTAAATAATGCTGAATCGTAGGATTCGTAATTAGGAACAGCGAGGAATAAAGTGCCTCTTTTTTTGAGTTTACTGAGCAAGAATTCCATGGTTCCTTTAAGGTCATGAACGTGTTCTAAAACATGGAATAGTGTAATGGCATCGAATTTTTTTTCCTTATCCAATTCTGTGATTTCTGAGTAAACATTCAGGTCAAAATTGTCTTTTGCAATTTTTGCTGCTTCTTTGCTTGGCTCTAATCCACAACAGTCCCATCCATTGGTTTTTGCTTGGTTTAGGAAATGACCAGTTCCGGATCCAAAGTCCAGAAGTCTCCCCTTTTGCGCTGTATGTTTATTGATCCAATTTACCTTTTGTTGAAGGGTATACTTCCTTACCTGTTTGTAAATGAAATTGACAATGTTGTTGGATTTATCAGTATGGGATATGTAATCTTCCGACTTGTAGTATTCCCCAATGTGTTCTTGATCTGGCCGTGGGTTTGTGAATAAAAAATTGCATTTGTCACATTTGCAAATAGTAAAAGATTCATGGGAAACACTATGATCTTTTACCACCAAATGATTAAGAAAAAGTCCACTCTGTTTTTGACAAAGTGGACATTTGGTTAATCTTTCGTACATGTTATCTTCCTAAATAAACAGTGAGTATAGATAAATCTGCTGGGGAGACACCACTGATTCTTGATGCTTGGCCCAAAGTTTCTGGTTTAATCTTATGTAATTTTTGTTTTCCTTCTGCAGAAAGTGCAGGAACAGATAAGTAATCGAAATCCAATGGAATTTTGAAGTTTTCCATATTATTGAGCTTCTCTACCATTTGTTGTTCCTTCTCAATGTAGCTATTGTACTTGACCTGAATCTCAGCTTGTTCTAAGACTTCTTTGGGATATTTGGTGAGATAAGATTTAACATCACCATCTAAATTCATGATAGATTGCAGTCCTAATTGAGGCCTTTTGAGAAGTTTCTCCACTGTGATTTTTTCTTTGATAGTGGCTGTTTCCATATCTTCCAGTCCTGTATTGATGTCCTCAGGACTGAGTTTTTTCTGCTTAAGGTCATTAATTAGTTTGGCTGTATCATTCTTCTTATCCATCATCTTTTCTAATCTCTCATCGGATGCCAAGCCAACTGCGTGCCCCATTTGAGTTAAGCGGAGATCAGCATTATCTTGTCTCAGCAAGAGCCTGAATTCAGCCCTGGAGGTAAACATACGATAGGGTTCTTCAGTCCCTTTATTGATAAGGTCATCTATCAATACTCCAATATAAGCATCTGATCTTTTAAGGATAAAAGGTGATTCTTTCTGAACTTTTCTAGCAGCATTCATTCCGGCAATTAGACCTTGAGAGGCGGCTTCTTCATAACCTGTGGTTCCATTGATTTGGCCTGCGAAAAATAGGTTTTCTACCAATTGTGTTTCCAAGGTTAGTTTCAATTGAGTTGGCGGGAAGAAGTCATATTCTATGGCGTAGCCTGGTCTGAACATTTTACAGTTTTCGAAACCAGCTATTTTTCTGATCGCTTTATATTGTACATCTTCAGGTAAAGAAGTGGAAAACCCATTAACATAGATTTCTACTGTATCCCATCCTTCTGGTTCTACAAATATTTGATGTCGATCTCTTTCAGCAAATCGATTGATTTTATCTTCAATTGATGGACAATAGCGTGGACCTAAGCCCTGAATTCTTCCATTAAACATAGGGGATCTATCAAAACCCGTTTCTAATGTTTCATGAACTTCCTTGTTAGTGTAAGTAATCCAACAAGTTCTTTGTTCTTTGAGAGGTGTTGTTTCATCGGAGAAAGAGAACTTTTCAGGGTTTTCATCGCCATACTGAACCTCCATTTTCGAATAGTCAAGGCTTCTTCCATCGACTCTTGGAGGTGTACCCGTTTTCATTCTTCCTGCTTCGAAACCGAGTTCCACCAACTGCTCTGTGATTCCTCGTGCAGCTGATTCTCCTGTACGACCTCCTCCAAATTGTTTTTCTCCAATATGAATTAAGCCATTAAGGAAAGTACCATTTGTTAGAACAACAGATTTAGCGTTAATTTCAAGACCTATACTGGTTTTTACCCCTACTACCCTTTTATCTTTTACGACTAAGCCCGTCACCATTTCTTGCCAAAAATCAACGTTGGGCGTTTTTTCCAAGGCTAATCTCCACTCTTCCGCAAATCTCATTCGGTCATTTTGTGATCTTGGAGACCACATAGCAGGACCTTTTGATCGGTTTAGCATTCTGAATTGAATCATGGACTTATCAGAGATGATACCAGATTGCCCACCAAGAGCATCAATTTCCCTAACGATCTGCCCTTTTGCCACACCTCCCATTGCTGGATTACATGACATTTGGGCAATAGTATTCATGTTCATGGTACATAACAGTACCGAACTTCCCATCTTTGCTGCTGCATGAGCTGCTTCACAGCCAGCATGCCCTGCCCCAACTACTATTACGTCATATTCTGGAAACATATTATTTGTATTTATGAGTGTTCCACGTGGAACATTTTTATGTTACTTAATTTGTTTTCACTGTTCCACGTGGAACAGTGAAAGTAGTTTGTTGTTGTTTGTTTCACGTGGAACGTTTTATTAGGTTTTATATTTTATAGTGTTTCACGTGGAACAGTGGTTTTATTGTTTTGTTAGTTCTGAATAACTGTCTAATGAAGCGTTTTCTTTTTGTCTCATTAAATGTGCTTCCTCTTTGCTTTTGTCTTTGTAACCGCAGAGATGAAGGAGTCCATGACTTAGAACACGCAAAGCTTCATGATGAAAGTCTTGGTCTTCTGTTTTGGCGTTGTCCTTTACTCTTTCGATACTTATAAAGATATCTCCTTCAATGGTGTTTTTTTCTTCTGAGTTGTCAAAAGTGATAATATCAGT harbors:
- a CDS encoding alpha/beta hydrolase family protein, with the protein product MKKISLIFSFVLAFSSLVLAKTDTIQVYSQKMEKTIPNLLFTPSDYDESLAYPTVYLLHGAGGNYTSWSGIADLQYFANLYSMIIVCPDAGVTSWYYDSPIDPKMQYETFVSSELVNWVDEHYSTKADRNYRGITGLSMGGHGGLYLGFRHQETFSVAGSTSGGVDILPFPLNWDIAKRLGSYAENKEVWEKNTVINMLHLLDGRSLDIIIDCGVHDFFYDANVRLHEKLEQRNIPHDFTARPGVHNGDYWKNSIAYQLLFMHSKFESRK
- a CDS encoding Ig-like domain-containing domain; this encodes MNRRFYQIVLAAIAIIFCYACAKQSSPMGGPKDEDPPQLLSSNPKDQSLNIKPEQIILEFNEYIKADNPIRNIIITPSLEKDKMEILPIKNTLKIKLNQELEDSTTYVFNFQKSIQDISENNPAENLKLVFSTGRMIDSLHFSGKVDFIFPPKTQEIKDVLVGLYRIQDDTMDVFSDPPYYLTQADSSGNFEITNIKGGKYRAYAFQDNNNTSKAEFKSEQYAFITDTVSIMKDVTNAHFSLYRGDLSDFKVNRTSAIGSNFDVVLSKSPASLHVEHPDLGQKLFYRLDEKQIRFYHTEMRDDSTQVKLTVQDSVGFKIDTTLYASFMNSDRKAQLLEVTLGKNKEFNQSINTDFSFNKPVNVIHYDSLYIQYDSASFIQIKPEHLSFKDSARRTELVLTVPINDTLSISNYNFLAADSTFQDVEGEYNKKSIKTNFKKQNTDDLADEVSGKILTDQLPIIVQLLNTDETIVKEIYLTENFDYSFKKIKAGEYKIRAIIDRNGNKKWDPGNYQEKRQPEPVYYYYNQENKSYNVLLRGKWTNNDVNIDARRETGLSHTPIEEPKEVEEVSPNEM
- a CDS encoding class I SAM-dependent methyltransferase; this encodes MYERLTKCPLCQKQSGLFLNHLVVKDHSVSHESFTICKCDKCNFLFTNPRPDQEHIGEYYKSEDYISHTDKSNNIVNFIYKQVRKYTLQQKVNWINKHTAQKGRLLDFGSGTGHFLNQAKTNGWDCCGLEPSKEAAKIAKDNFDLNVYSEITELDKEKKFDAITLFHVLEHVHDLKGTMEFLLSKLKKRGTLFLAVPNYESYDSALFKENWAALDVPRHLYHFTQETMQYLAEEYDLRISAKEPMPFDSYYVSILSNSIKYNKKNLINSFLTGYKSNKNAKINNNNYSSILFILKKK
- the mnmG gene encoding tRNA uridine-5-carboxymethylaminomethyl(34) synthesis enzyme MnmG — its product is MFPEYDVIVVGAGHAGCEAAHAAAKMGSSVLLCTMNMNTIAQMSCNPAMGGVAKGQIVREIDALGGQSGIISDKSMIQFRMLNRSKGPAMWSPRSQNDRMRFAEEWRLALEKTPNVDFWQEMVTGLVVKDKRVVGVKTSIGLEINAKSVVLTNGTFLNGLIHIGEKQFGGGRTGESAARGITEQLVELGFEAGRMKTGTPPRVDGRSLDYSKMEVQYGDENPEKFSFSDETTPLKEQRTCWITYTNKEVHETLETGFDRSPMFNGRIQGLGPRYCPSIEDKINRFAERDRHQIFVEPEGWDTVEIYVNGFSTSLPEDVQYKAIRKIAGFENCKMFRPGYAIEYDFFPPTQLKLTLETQLVENLFFAGQINGTTGYEEAASQGLIAGMNAARKVQKESPFILKRSDAYIGVLIDDLINKGTEEPYRMFTSRAEFRLLLRQDNADLRLTQMGHAVGLASDERLEKMMDKKNDTAKLINDLKQKKLSPEDINTGLEDMETATIKEKITVEKLLKRPQLGLQSIMNLDGDVKSYLTKYPKEVLEQAEIQVKYNSYIEKEQQMVEKLNNMENFKIPLDFDYLSVPALSAEGKQKLHKIKPETLGQASRISGVSPADLSILTVYLGR
- the ybeY gene encoding rRNA maturation RNase YbeY; the protein is MAINFFQEDIKYDLPQKNLTKKWLREIAKREGFKITDLNYIFCSDEYLYKINVDYLDHDTYTDIITFDNSEEKNTIEGDIFISIERVKDNAKTEDQDFHHEALRVLSHGLLHLCGYKDKSKEEAHLMRQKENASLDSYSELTKQ